Genomic DNA from Pyxidicoccus trucidator:
GGGGACCTCTCGGGGGACCCCTCCTTCCGCGAGCTATTGGGACGCACGCGCAAGGTGGCGCTTGGCGCCTACGCCCACCAGGACGTTCCCTTCGAGGAGCTGGTGCGCGTGCTCAACCCCGAGCGCAACCTCGCCCATGCGCCCATCTTCCAGGTGAAGCTCGTCCAGCAGAACATCCCGACCGCCGAGCTGAAGCTGCCCGGCCTCGCCCTCCGAGGAGTGGAGGGCAACACGGGCACCGCGAAGTTCGACCTCACGCTCTCCATCAACGAGACGCCCGAGGGCCTGGCCTGCCTGTGCGACTACAGCACCGACCTGTACGACGCCGGCACCATGGCCCGGATGATCGAGCACCTGCAGGTGCTGCTGGAGGCCGCCGTCGCCAACCCCGACACGCGCCTGTCCGCCCTGCCCCTGCTCTCCGACTCCG
This window encodes:
- a CDS encoding condensation domain-containing protein, whose protein sequence is GDLSGDPSFRELLGRTRKVALGAYAHQDVPFEELVRVLNPERNLAHAPIFQVKLVQQNIPTAELKLPGLALRGVEGNTGTAKFDLTLSINETPEGLACLCDYSTDLYDAGTMARMIEHLQVLLEAAVANPDTRLSALPLLSDSERQQVLVEWNDTAAEFPADTCIHHAFEQQVARTPDAPALGF